From one Gemmatimonadaceae bacterium genomic stretch:
- a CDS encoding erythromycin esterase family protein — MSWRRAANEKEPDTAALSAGLARLARPLASPRDLDPLIDAIGDARYALLGEASHGTSEFYTWRTEISKRLIEEHGFSFIAVEGDWPDCYRVNRYVKGMPDSGASAFDVLHAFERWPTWMWANREVVELIEWMRAWNRGKPDEHQVGFFGLDVYSLWDSMRAVTQYLERLDPNLAANARRAYNCFEPYAEDVQDYARATAMVPTSCEDEAVAVLRELRANAPAFREDGREGYFNAEQNALVARNAELYYRTMVRGGPASWNVRDHHMVETLARLMQHHGAQARAIVWEHNTHIGDARFTDMARAGMVNVGQLVRQAHDREGVVLVGFGTHRGTVIAAEEWGEPMERMPVPAARRGSFEDAMHDAGVGDALLLFNGADDGGVPGLDEPLGHRAIGVVYDPSAERWGNYVPTIVPRRYDAFLYLDQTRAVDPLHMPVRVDGEVAETYPSGV; from the coding sequence ATGTCGTGGCGGCGCGCAGCGAATGAGAAAGAACCCGATACCGCGGCGTTGTCCGCCGGGCTCGCCAGGCTGGCGCGTCCTCTCGCGTCGCCGCGCGATCTCGATCCGCTGATCGACGCGATCGGCGACGCGCGCTACGCGCTGCTCGGCGAAGCGTCGCACGGCACCTCGGAGTTCTACACGTGGCGTACCGAGATCTCGAAGCGTTTGATCGAGGAGCACGGCTTCTCGTTCATCGCCGTAGAGGGCGACTGGCCAGACTGCTACCGCGTGAATCGGTATGTGAAAGGAATGCCTGATTCCGGCGCGAGCGCGTTCGACGTGCTGCACGCATTCGAGCGATGGCCAACGTGGATGTGGGCGAATCGCGAGGTCGTGGAGCTCATCGAATGGATGCGCGCCTGGAATCGCGGCAAGCCCGACGAACACCAGGTCGGTTTCTTCGGCCTCGACGTCTATTCGCTGTGGGACTCGATGCGCGCCGTGACGCAGTATCTGGAGCGCCTCGATCCGAACCTCGCCGCGAACGCGCGTCGCGCCTACAACTGCTTCGAGCCATACGCCGAAGACGTCCAGGATTACGCGCGCGCGACGGCGATGGTACCAACCTCGTGCGAGGACGAGGCCGTCGCCGTATTGCGCGAGCTGCGCGCCAACGCCCCGGCCTTTCGCGAGGATGGCCGCGAGGGATACTTCAACGCCGAGCAGAATGCGCTCGTCGCGCGCAACGCAGAGCTGTACTATCGCACGATGGTGCGCGGCGGACCCGCATCATGGAATGTCCGCGATCATCACATGGTCGAGACGCTCGCGCGGTTGATGCAACATCACGGCGCCCAGGCGCGCGCGATCGTCTGGGAGCACAACACACACATCGGTGATGCGCGTTTCACCGACATGGCGCGCGCGGGAATGGTGAACGTGGGCCAGCTCGTTCGGCAGGCCCACGACCGCGAGGGTGTGGTGCTCGTTGGCTTCGGCACGCATCGCGGAACGGTGATCGCGGCCGAGGAGTGGGGCGAGCCGATGGAGCGGATGCCGGTGCCCGCGGCGCGTCGCGGAAGCTTCGAGGACGCGATGCATGACGCCGGAGTCGGCGACGCGTTGCTGCTGTTCAACGGCGCGGATGACGGCGGCGTGCCGGGGCTCGATGAACCGCTCGGCCATCGTGCCATCGGTGTCGTATACGATCCGAGTGCCGAACGGTGGGGCAATTATGTCCCGACGATCGTGCCGCGGCGGTATGATGCGTTTTTGTATCTCGACCAGACGAGAGCGGTCGATCCGCTGCACATGCCCGTTCGCGTGGACGGCGAGGTGGCCGAGACGTATCCGTCCGGCGTGTAA
- a CDS encoding creatininase family protein, translating into MTNDSRPFVLAVSTWKTVDPTPYEVAVLPWGATEAHNYHLPYGTDNIQAESVAIRAAERAWSEGARVIVLPTVPFGVQTTQLDIKLCLNLNPSTQAAVLGDLVSSLEGQGVHKLLIVNGHGGNDFRQMIRELQPKTRVFLSVINWWSCVDVHQFIEEAGDHAGEAETAAMMHLAPELVRPLSEAGAGTARPSRLRGVREGWAWAPRRWTQVTSDTGIGNPSKATAAKGEAYVSAAVARISAFMIELARLDLDNLYE; encoded by the coding sequence ATGACGAACGATTCGCGCCCTTTTGTGTTGGCCGTGTCGACGTGGAAGACGGTCGATCCGACGCCGTATGAGGTGGCGGTGCTCCCGTGGGGCGCGACCGAGGCGCACAACTACCACCTGCCCTACGGCACCGACAACATCCAGGCCGAGTCCGTCGCGATTCGCGCCGCCGAGCGTGCCTGGAGCGAGGGCGCGCGTGTCATCGTGCTGCCCACGGTCCCGTTCGGTGTGCAGACGACCCAGCTCGACATCAAGCTCTGCCTCAACCTCAACCCGAGCACGCAAGCCGCGGTGCTTGGCGACCTCGTCTCCTCGCTCGAGGGCCAGGGCGTTCACAAATTGCTCATCGTGAACGGCCACGGCGGCAACGATTTTCGTCAGATGATCCGCGAGCTCCAGCCGAAGACGCGGGTGTTCCTGTCGGTGATCAACTGGTGGTCGTGCGTCGACGTGCACCAGTTCATCGAGGAGGCGGGCGACCACGCCGGAGAAGCGGAGACGGCGGCGATGATGCATCTCGCGCCGGAGCTGGTGCGGCCCTTGAGCGAGGCGGGGGCGGGGACGGCGCGACCATCTCGGTTGCGCGGCGTGCGTGAAGGCTGGGCGTGGGCGCCGCGGCGGTGGACGCAGGTCACCTCCGACACGGGGATCGGCAATCCCTCGAAGGCGACGGCGGCAAAGGGCGAGGCCTACGTCAGCGCGGCGGTTGCGCGGATCAGTGCGTTCATGATCGAGCTCGCTCGGCTCGATTTAGATAATTTATATGAATGA
- a CDS encoding prolyl oligopeptidase family serine peptidase, whose protein sequence is MLRNTPVRFAAATMLLLAPVYLLPAQQNKQTSPVVAPQGAAKSDPGAKKVLGLADIGRWKRIGAAALSPDGKWMTYTYTPNEGDDTLFVRQLDGDKLFTIPGGSGPQIADDSRHVGYFVTPPSEGRGGRGGRGGGRGGAPTVVSFNGPARRFELLDLSTGEKYQVPDAATFKFSKGSKFVAVRANKANFTAKNNGSDLVLRELASGVVQNIGNVSQYDFDDAGRMLAYTVDAAERMGNGVYVVDLATSQSKVLSSSAADYDQLAWADKSTSLAVLRGDKKSGEAQRDNTLLVWRDAAAANPQMTVYDPSKDASFPKGYVVSEMGALRWTRDGSRVYVGLKEQEADTVARAAGAEPKANVDVWHWKDPEVQSVQIIRLAQERRATLPAVFNVASGKLVRVSDEVMRNVTPTPDPRYAIGRIDTTYRGEVQWGGSKADYYRVNTETGERSLIDRGLTRTMGSSPDGQWFLYLKNKNVIAYNVESGRSVTLGAGMSFVDAEDDHPYEKPVYGVAGWSKDGKSVILDERFDLYSVPLDGGKPVNLTGGVGDAQQIVFRLVRLDRPSAGGRGGRGGGAFGGAPQTEDDGVDLSKPLLVSAYGEWTKKSGYYTVQPGAKPAPLVFADEKIGDAVKAENADRVIFTKQTFSMVPDYYVATTSFASPRKVTDADPFIDEYAWGSKKLVDFKNSKGQHLQGTLTLPANYQPGKKYPMLVYFYEKLSDTHHAFPMPVFDDRPHFAEYASDGYVVFEPDIVYETGHPGTSALDCVTSGVKKVIELGYADPDHIGIQGHSWGGYETSYILTHSKMFAAVVTGAPPTNLVSFYDETYPGSGTLQQGIVEVGQVRMGTNPFDNLQLFEDQSALYHVRDITAPFLILHGTADNAVDWHQGLELYGAARRWGKHVILLSYPGEPHHLARKENQKDFQERMKQFFDHYLKGTPAPKWMTDGVPQTKKGGPIQ, encoded by the coding sequence ATGCTGAGAAATACTCCCGTTCGCTTCGCCGCCGCGACGATGCTGTTGCTCGCGCCGGTGTATCTCCTTCCCGCGCAGCAAAACAAGCAAACGTCCCCCGTCGTCGCGCCCCAGGGCGCGGCAAAGTCCGATCCGGGCGCCAAGAAAGTGCTCGGGCTCGCCGACATCGGCCGCTGGAAGCGCATTGGCGCCGCCGCACTGTCGCCCGACGGCAAGTGGATGACCTACACCTACACGCCGAACGAGGGCGACGACACGCTGTTCGTGCGCCAGCTCGACGGCGACAAGCTGTTCACGATTCCCGGCGGCTCCGGGCCGCAGATCGCGGACGATTCACGGCACGTCGGCTATTTCGTCACGCCACCGAGCGAGGGCCGTGGCGGACGCGGTGGCCGGGGCGGTGGTCGGGGCGGCGCACCCACGGTCGTCTCCTTCAACGGTCCGGCGCGCCGCTTCGAGCTGCTCGATCTGTCGACCGGCGAAAAGTACCAGGTACCGGACGCGGCGACATTCAAGTTCTCTAAAGGCTCGAAGTTCGTCGCCGTCCGCGCCAACAAGGCGAACTTCACGGCGAAGAACAACGGGTCTGATCTCGTGCTTCGCGAGCTCGCCTCGGGGGTCGTCCAGAACATCGGCAACGTGAGTCAGTACGACTTCGACGACGCGGGCCGCATGCTCGCGTACACGGTCGATGCCGCCGAGCGCATGGGCAACGGCGTGTATGTCGTCGACCTGGCGACGAGCCAGTCGAAGGTGCTGAGCTCGAGCGCCGCCGACTACGATCAGCTCGCGTGGGCCGACAAGTCGACGTCGCTCGCCGTGTTGCGCGGCGACAAGAAGTCCGGCGAAGCGCAGCGCGACAACACGCTGCTCGTGTGGCGCGATGCGGCTGCGGCCAACCCGCAAATGACCGTCTACGATCCGTCGAAAGACGCGTCGTTCCCCAAGGGCTACGTCGTGAGCGAGATGGGCGCGCTGCGTTGGACGCGCGACGGTTCTCGCGTGTACGTCGGCCTCAAGGAACAGGAAGCCGACACCGTGGCACGCGCCGCGGGTGCCGAGCCGAAGGCGAATGTCGACGTGTGGCATTGGAAGGATCCCGAAGTGCAGTCGGTACAGATCATTCGCCTGGCGCAGGAGCGCCGCGCCACGCTGCCCGCGGTATTCAACGTCGCGTCGGGCAAGTTGGTGCGCGTGTCTGACGAGGTGATGCGCAATGTGACGCCGACACCCGATCCGCGCTACGCGATCGGCCGCATCGACACCACGTATCGCGGTGAAGTGCAGTGGGGCGGCAGCAAGGCGGACTACTATCGCGTGAACACCGAAACGGGCGAGCGCTCGCTCATCGATCGCGGTCTCACACGCACGATGGGCAGCTCGCCCGACGGCCAGTGGTTCCTCTATCTCAAGAACAAGAACGTCATCGCCTACAACGTCGAGTCGGGCCGCTCCGTCACACTCGGCGCCGGCATGAGCTTTGTCGATGCCGAAGACGATCATCCGTATGAGAAGCCGGTCTACGGCGTTGCGGGCTGGTCGAAGGACGGCAAGTCGGTGATTCTCGACGAGCGTTTCGATTTGTACAGCGTGCCGCTCGACGGCGGGAAGCCAGTCAACCTCACCGGCGGCGTTGGCGATGCGCAGCAGATCGTCTTCCGCCTCGTTCGGTTGGATCGCCCCAGTGCGGGTGGCCGCGGCGGCCGCGGCGGTGGCGCGTTCGGGGGCGCCCCGCAGACCGAGGACGACGGTGTCGATCTCTCGAAGCCTCTGCTCGTCTCGGCGTACGGCGAGTGGACGAAGAAGTCGGGCTACTACACGGTGCAGCCTGGCGCCAAGCCTGCGCCGCTCGTGTTCGCGGACGAGAAGATCGGTGACGCCGTCAAGGCGGAGAACGCCGACCGCGTGATCTTCACGAAGCAGACGTTCTCGATGGTCCCCGACTATTACGTGGCGACCACGAGCTTCGCCTCGCCGCGCAAAGTGACGGACGCCGATCCATTCATCGACGAGTACGCGTGGGGCTCGAAGAAGCTCGTTGATTTCAAGAACTCGAAAGGCCAGCATTTGCAGGGCACGCTGACGCTGCCGGCGAACTACCAGCCGGGCAAGAAGTATCCGATGCTCGTGTACTTCTACGAGAAGCTGTCGGACACGCACCACGCGTTCCCGATGCCGGTGTTCGACGACCGGCCGCACTTCGCCGAGTACGCGAGCGACGGCTATGTCGTGTTCGAGCCGGACATCGTGTACGAAACGGGACATCCGGGCACGTCGGCGCTGGACTGCGTCACGAGCGGCGTGAAGAAGGTGATCGAGCTGGGCTACGCGGATCCCGATCACATCGGCATTCAGGGCCACAGCTGGGGCGGATATGAGACTTCTTATATCCTCACCCACAGCAAGATGTTCGCGGCCGTCGTCACGGGCGCGCCGCCGACCAATCTCGTGAGCTTCTACGACGAGACGTATCCCGGCTCGGGTACGCTGCAGCAGGGAATCGTCGAAGTCGGCCAGGTGCGCATGGGCACGAATCCGTTCGACAATCTCCAGCTGTTCGAGGACCAGTCGGCGCTCTATCACGTCCGCGACATCACGGCGCCGTTCCTGATCCTGCACGGCACGGCGGACAACGCCGTCGATTGGCACCAGGGGCTCGAGCTATACGGCGCCGCGCGCCGCTGGGGCAAGCACGTGATTCTGCTGTCGTACCCGGGCGAGCCGCATCACCTGGCGCGCAAGGAGAATCAGAAGGATTTCCAGGAGCGCATGAAGCAGTTCTTCGATCACTACCTCAAGGGCACCCCGGCACCGAAGTGGATGACGGACGGCGTTCCGCAGACGAAGAAGGGCGGTCCGATTCAGTAG
- a CDS encoding DUF1929 domain-containing protein, producing the protein MSRRPHRRSMLAFGALISVAGSPPLVAQHPPLTPPPEKYGRWETVIPNAGGAAVERVLGMQTVHAVLLPSGKVLWASGSSWRNHDSVQHYPNVPQPKAGTGLFDRALDPFEIHKLQTYYELVNNVGIYDPERNTFYRIPHPVPVLEPADHTHFVPSDLFCTGHLHLPDGSVLFVGGTQYYYPYRTGNRSTWIFDWRKEATIRWPSVDWQRMPNPPANPWIFAGLMPRGRWYPSIVPLLDGRMAVFGGFVGFDPPPDTVMYRFEMNRTIDIFDPGKFKAATPGTAWESIDVSGTPNSPFTNLINPTFTPDSPKECDARCVKDNQYDTFKLYPENYVMPDGRIYMTQEGDWVSLRTGSTAYMRRTQHTYWVTIGGRPGASTIAFANGPARPDTITSYGTTYLDPNTHNITLLGGQPTSAGTYLPMNTANQTLNPPTSPPTHFAGGRGSRKREEFLYRPGTPAGGSWTLDPDFLGDSPQDDRTMHYAITLPTHQVLIINGGNYDFYGPVYYPLLLTPKYSGGKFVSYEKTRMSEGVEPRLYHNTALLLPDGRILVSGGNTARASVRARATLATSAGPGQQPKPNLSLVDVDMYFFGDGPMGKGQPGMQTLPTEDWVAEMYSPPYLFIDGTRRAAIATIRPSNTPRGYRFDAQIGGKTYYLVHSEQTYRMTLTGLPETCGGGTPSLSMIKLSSATHGWENGQAFLDIDMHAVPGAPSDVEFRMPNAHAADMPPAYYMLFYVDCHGKPAVARMVRFDDSAAAP; encoded by the coding sequence ATGTCTCGACGCCCGCACCGACGCTCGATGCTCGCATTCGGCGCGCTGATCTCCGTCGCCGGATCGCCGCCGCTCGTCGCGCAGCATCCGCCGCTGACGCCGCCGCCCGAGAAGTATGGGCGATGGGAAACGGTGATCCCGAACGCCGGTGGCGCGGCCGTCGAGCGCGTGCTCGGCATGCAGACGGTACACGCGGTCCTCCTGCCGTCGGGCAAGGTGCTCTGGGCGAGCGGCAGCAGTTGGCGCAACCACGACAGCGTGCAGCATTACCCGAATGTGCCTCAACCGAAAGCGGGAACGGGCTTGTTCGATCGCGCGCTCGATCCGTTCGAGATCCACAAGCTCCAAACCTACTACGAGCTGGTGAACAACGTCGGGATCTACGATCCCGAACGGAACACGTTCTACCGCATTCCGCACCCGGTGCCAGTACTGGAGCCGGCGGATCACACGCACTTCGTGCCCAGCGATTTGTTTTGCACGGGACATCTGCATCTGCCCGACGGCAGCGTTCTCTTCGTCGGCGGTACGCAGTACTACTACCCGTATCGCACGGGCAATCGCTCGACGTGGATATTCGACTGGCGAAAGGAAGCGACCATTCGCTGGCCGTCCGTCGATTGGCAGCGGATGCCGAATCCGCCGGCGAATCCGTGGATCTTCGCCGGGCTCATGCCGCGCGGCCGCTGGTACCCGAGTATCGTGCCGCTGCTCGACGGACGCATGGCGGTGTTCGGCGGATTCGTCGGCTTCGACCCGCCGCCCGACACGGTCATGTACCGCTTCGAGATGAACCGAACGATCGACATCTTCGATCCCGGCAAGTTCAAGGCGGCGACGCCGGGCACGGCGTGGGAATCGATCGACGTGAGCGGCACACCCAACAGTCCATTCACAAATCTGATCAATCCAACATTCACGCCCGACAGCCCCAAAGAGTGCGACGCCCGCTGCGTGAAGGACAATCAGTACGACACGTTCAAGTTGTATCCGGAGAACTACGTCATGCCGGATGGGCGCATCTACATGACGCAGGAGGGCGATTGGGTGAGTCTGCGTACCGGCAGCACGGCGTACATGCGCCGCACGCAGCACACTTACTGGGTGACGATCGGAGGAAGGCCGGGTGCCTCGACCATCGCGTTCGCGAACGGGCCCGCACGGCCCGACACGATCACGTCCTACGGCACGACCTATCTCGATCCAAACACGCACAACATCACGCTGCTGGGTGGACAACCCACGTCGGCCGGCACGTATCTGCCGATGAACACAGCGAACCAAACGCTCAATCCACCGACCTCGCCGCCGACGCACTTCGCGGGCGGCCGCGGCAGCCGAAAGCGTGAGGAGTTTCTGTATCGCCCGGGCACGCCGGCAGGTGGATCGTGGACGCTCGACCCCGACTTCCTCGGTGATTCACCGCAGGACGATCGCACGATGCACTACGCCATCACGCTGCCGACGCATCAGGTGCTGATCATCAACGGCGGCAATTACGACTTCTACGGACCGGTGTACTATCCGCTGCTGCTCACGCCAAAGTACAGCGGCGGCAAGTTCGTCTCCTATGAGAAAACTCGCATGAGCGAGGGCGTCGAGCCACGGCTGTATCACAACACCGCGCTCCTGTTGCCCGACGGCCGCATTCTCGTGTCCGGCGGCAACACGGCGCGTGCGAGCGTGCGCGCGCGGGCCACGCTCGCGACGAGCGCGGGGCCTGGCCAGCAGCCGAAGCCGAATCTCTCGCTGGTCGACGTGGACATGTACTTCTTCGGCGACGGGCCCATGGGCAAAGGACAGCCGGGGATGCAAACGCTGCCCACCGAGGATTGGGTGGCCGAGATGTACAGTCCGCCGTATTTGTTCATCGACGGGACACGCCGCGCGGCGATTGCGACGATCCGTCCATCGAACACGCCGCGCGGCTATCGGTTCGATGCGCAGATCGGCGGCAAGACGTATTACCTCGTGCACAGCGAGCAGACGTATCGCATGACGCTGACCGGGCTGCCGGAAACCTGCGGCGGCGGTACGCCCAGCCTGTCGATGATCAAGCTCTCTTCGGCCACACACGGCTGGGAGAACGGGCAAGCGTTTCTCGACATCGACATGCATGCCGTGCCGGGCGCGCCGAGCGACGTCGAGTTCCGCATGCCGAACGCGCACGCGGCGGACATGCCGCCCGCGTATTACATGCTGTTCTATGTCGACTGCCACGGGAAGCCGGCGGTGGCGCGGATGGTTCGGTTCGATGATTCGGCGGCGGCGCCGTAG
- a CDS encoding M1 family metallopeptidase, with amino-acid sequence MRILQSFRGLPMVAALGAATVTGCAKLATYLPGRTPAPAPAPVTTASGSSRPRPYPVFETQAFARAVARGTRTRTGEPGAKYWQQFARYHIDAELVPTTNQVNGRETVRYFNRSPDTLRKVYVFLNQNLFMPGAARTVPTPVTAGTEILRVAAWSQALARRDTGTGFAIDGTVMRINLPRALSPHDSLDLDVAWAFQVPPDGAPREGTTGDAYMVAYWYPQMAVYDDVNGWQTDPYLGTAEFYMDYADYDVNLTVPQGWLVAATGELTNPNDVLSKQTRDRLAEARRTGAVVRVVREQDRGAGGNKATSTGLDAALVWRFRAQNVRDFAWGASAKYLWDATVAAVGDRDGDHRPDSTMIYTFYRPEARRWSWDKSAEYERSVVQFLSNYLWNYPWTQMTALEGPVSCSGMEYPMLTCIGGPRDTLSLYSVQVHETAHMWFPMQVGSDERRFGWQDEGLTRFNQAEGMQAYFKGYDRERLAREAYLTFARTDGEVPLMRPGDQYPFDTPAYSVATYDKMATNMIALRALLGDTAFLSSYRTYGLRWLYKHPTPYDFFNTFDSLSGQDLSWFWRTWWYETWTLDQAIASATTVADKLVVTIEDRGLAPMPVRLAITRTDGRVERQEIPVSVWLNGARQTTVSLPSATTIRSVEIDPEEAFPDIDRSNNRWSRP; translated from the coding sequence ATGAGAATTCTCCAATCATTTCGCGGATTGCCGATGGTCGCGGCACTCGGCGCGGCGACTGTGACGGGATGCGCCAAGCTCGCGACGTACCTGCCGGGGCGGACGCCGGCACCGGCGCCGGCGCCAGTGACAACTGCAAGCGGGTCGTCGCGCCCGCGGCCCTATCCGGTGTTCGAGACCCAGGCCTTCGCGCGCGCGGTCGCACGCGGCACGCGCACACGCACCGGCGAGCCGGGGGCCAAATACTGGCAGCAATTCGCGCGATACCACATCGACGCCGAGTTGGTGCCGACGACCAATCAGGTCAACGGCCGCGAAACAGTGCGGTATTTCAACCGGTCGCCGGATACGCTGCGCAAGGTATATGTATTTTTGAATCAGAATTTGTTCATGCCGGGCGCCGCGCGCACGGTGCCGACCCCGGTAACGGCCGGCACGGAGATCCTGCGAGTGGCGGCGTGGAGCCAGGCCCTGGCGCGCCGTGACACGGGGACAGGATTCGCCATCGACGGCACGGTCATGCGCATCAATCTGCCGCGCGCGCTCTCGCCGCACGACTCGCTCGATCTCGACGTCGCGTGGGCGTTCCAGGTACCGCCGGACGGTGCACCGCGCGAAGGCACCACCGGCGACGCCTACATGGTCGCGTACTGGTATCCGCAGATGGCCGTGTACGACGACGTGAACGGCTGGCAGACGGACCCATACCTGGGCACCGCCGAGTTCTACATGGACTACGCGGACTACGACGTGAATCTCACGGTGCCGCAAGGCTGGCTCGTCGCCGCGACGGGCGAGCTCACCAACCCGAACGACGTGCTGTCGAAGCAAACGCGCGACCGCCTTGCCGAGGCGCGACGCACCGGCGCCGTGGTGCGCGTCGTGCGCGAGCAGGACCGCGGCGCCGGCGGCAACAAGGCGACGAGCACCGGATTGGACGCGGCGCTCGTCTGGCGCTTTCGCGCGCAGAACGTGCGCGACTTCGCGTGGGGGGCCTCAGCCAAGTATTTGTGGGACGCCACGGTTGCCGCGGTCGGCGATCGCGACGGCGATCATCGTCCCGACTCGACGATGATCTACACGTTCTATCGGCCCGAGGCGCGCCGGTGGTCCTGGGACAAGAGCGCCGAATACGAGCGTTCGGTTGTCCAATTCTTGTCCAACTATTTGTGGAACTATCCCTGGACACAGATGACCGCTCTCGAGGGTCCGGTGTCATGCTCCGGGATGGAATATCCGATGTTGACGTGCATCGGTGGCCCGCGCGACACGCTGTCGCTGTACTCGGTGCAGGTCCACGAGACGGCGCACATGTGGTTTCCGATGCAGGTCGGCTCCGATGAACGACGCTTCGGCTGGCAGGATGAAGGCCTCACGCGCTTCAATCAGGCCGAGGGGATGCAGGCCTATTTCAAGGGGTACGACCGCGAGCGCCTCGCGCGTGAGGCGTATCTCACCTTCGCGCGCACCGACGGCGAAGTTCCGCTCATGCGGCCGGGCGATCAGTATCCGTTCGATACGCCGGCCTACTCGGTGGCGACCTACGACAAGATGGCGACGAACATGATCGCCCTTCGCGCGCTGCTCGGCGACACGGCCTTTCTGTCGTCGTACCGCACCTACGGCTTGCGGTGGCTGTACAAGCATCCGACGCCGTATGACTTCTTTAATACGTTCGACTCGCTGTCCGGGCAGGACCTGTCGTGGTTCTGGCGCACGTGGTGGTACGAGACGTGGACGCTCGATCAGGCGATCGCGTCGGCGACGACGGTCGCCGACAAGCTCGTGGTGACGATCGAGGACCGCGGTCTCGCGCCGATGCCGGTGCGTCTCGCGATCACGCGCACGGACGGCCGCGTGGAGCGGCAGGAGATTCCGGTGAGCGTCTGGCTGAACGGCGCGCGCCAGACGACGGTCTCGCTCCCCTCGGCGACGACGATTCGCTCCGTCGAGATCGATCCCGAGGAGGCGTTTCCGGACATCGATCGCTCGAACAACCGGTGGTCGAGGCCGTAG